One part of the Rutidosis leptorrhynchoides isolate AG116_Rl617_1_P2 chromosome 1, CSIRO_AGI_Rlap_v1, whole genome shotgun sequence genome encodes these proteins:
- the LOC139899977 gene encoding uncharacterized protein: MGNSRVTIAMREFRECVDAIHVMDINQSGLRYMWNQSPLLSRGMLKKIDRVMVNEHFINMFTNAYAIFQPYRISDHSPAVLKIPIMEVAAPKPFRFSNYLVHRDNFQSCVIEGWKLKVTGHKMYGVVKRLKALRKPICNLMWEKGNIHERVKQLRIQLDEYQVALDLNLSSTQARDNASRILKEFNVASLEEEQFLKQKAKVEWL, translated from the coding sequence ATGGGGAATTCGCGGGTTACAATTGCTATGAGAGAATTTCGAGAGTGTGTTGATGCTATTCACGTGATGGATATTAACCAATCGGGGTTAAGGTATATGTGGAACCAAAGTCCGTTGTTGTCGAGGGGCATGTTAAAGAAGATCGATAGGGTAATGGTAAACGAACATTTTATTAATATGTTTACAAATGCTTATGCTATCTTTCAACCCTATCGTATTTCAGATCATAGTCCCGCGGTTCTAAAGATTCCTATAATGGAAGTAGCTGCTCCAAAACCGTTTAGGTTTAGTAATTATCTCGTTCATAGAGATAATTTCCAAAGTTGTGTTATTGAGGGTTGGAAGTTAAAAGTTACGGGTCACAAGATGTATGGGGTTGTAAAGAGACTGAAAGCTCTAAGGAAACCGATCTGTAATCTTATGTGGGAAAAGGGAAACATTCATGAAAGAGTTAAACAACTTCGTATTCAGTTGGATGAGTATCAAGTAGCTCTGGATTTGAACCTTTCATCCACTCAGGCACGTGATAATGCTAGTCGTATTCTTAAGGAGTTCAATGTCGCTAGTTTAGAAGAAGAACAATTTCTAAAGCAGAAGGCGAAGGTTGAATGGTTATGA